The following proteins are encoded in a genomic region of Cryptomeria japonica chromosome 11, Sugi_1.0, whole genome shotgun sequence:
- the LOC131860214 gene encoding glycine-rich RNA-binding protein GRP1A-like, translating into MAVYKGYYRVQLIMLAGDWMWPLDWDYLPGVMDSGMTNEYVVHCTVHRFPRLACLDELELVFDEDDERLQCRAPRQQRDGGGGGGEGGYDSGDGDRYGGDAGDHGSGDDDGGDDDGRDGEDDDGGDG; encoded by the coding sequence ATGGCAGTATACAAGGGATACtacagggtacaactcattatgctcgcaGGAGATTGGATGTGGCCattggattgggattatcttccaggtgtgatggatagTGGGATGACAAATGAGTACGTCGTGCATTGTACCGTACATAGGTTTCCAAGGCTTGCATGTCTGGATGAGCTAGAGCTAgtttttgatgaggatgatgagaggctacaATGTAGAGCTCCTAGACAACAAAGGGATGGTGGGGGAGGAGGAGGTGAAGGTGGATATGATAGCGGAGATGGAGAtagatatggaggagatgcaggagatcatggtTCTGGAGATgacgatggaggagatgatgatgggagGGATGGGGAAGATGATGATGGGGGCGATGGTTGA